CGCATCTGCCGGATCCGCTCGGCGTCGATGAGGTGGTGGGTGTCCGGGGTGAGCGGGCAGTGCAGGGTCACCACGTGCGACTGGGCCAGCAGCGTCTCCAACGGCACGTACTCCACCCCGACGGCGAGCGCGTCCGGGTTGGGGTAGGGGTCGCTGGCCAGCACCCGGCAACCGAAGCCGGCCATGATCCGGGCCACGCAGACCCCGATCTTGCCGGTGCCGACCACGCCGACGGTCCTGCCGTGCAGGTCGAAGCCGAGCAGGCCGGTCAGGGCGAAGTTGTGCTCGCGTACCCGGTTGTGCGCGCGGTGGATCTTGCGGTTGAGGGCGAGCATCAGGCCCACGCAGTGCTCGGCGACCGCGTACGGCGAGTACTCCGGCACCCGGACCACGGTGAGGCCCAGCTTCGCGGCGGCGGCCACGTCGACGTGGTTGTAACCGGCCGAGCGCAGCGCCACCACCCGCACCCCGGCCCCGGCGAGCTGCTCCAGCACGGGCGCGCCCAGGTCGTCGTTGACGAACGCGCAGACCGCGTCCGCGCCCCGGGCCAGGGTCGCCGTCTCCGCCGACAGGCGGGGCTCCAGCAGGGCCAGCTCGTGCCGCCCGTCGGCGTTCGCGGCGGTGAGGAAGTCCCGGTCGTACGGCTTGGTGCTGAAGACGGCCACTCGCATGGTGATCACGGTAGGCGGCCCGTGACCGCAGTGCGGAGCGGCTCCCAGCAGCCGGGCGGCCGGAACGGGGTTTCCGGCCCGTCGAACCTTTGCCGCCCGGCGTCCGTACCAGTGCGTGGGAGGTCCACCTGATGACCGTACGTCGAGTGCTCGCCGCCGTCGCGGCCGTCGCCGCGACCGTCCTGTCGACCGCGACGCCCGCCGCGGCGCACGGCGCGCCCACCAACCCGATGAGCCGCTCCGCGGCCTGCGGTCCCGAGGGTCCGCACGCGGCGACCCCGGCCTGCCGGGCGGCCGTCCGGGCCGGCGCGGCCCTGAGGGAGTGGGACAACGTACGGGTCTTCGGGGTCGCCGGCCGGGACCGGGAGGAGATCCCCGACGGCGAGCTGTGCAGCGGTGGCCTCTCCGCGTACCAGGGGTTGGACCTGCCCCGCGTCGACTGGCCGGCGACCGAGCTGACCGCGGGTGCGACGTTCACCTTCCGCTACCGGGGCACCATCCCGCACAAGGGCACGTTCCGGCTCTACGCCACCCAACCCGGGTACGACCCGCAACGGCGGCTGACCTGGGACGACCTGTCGCCGCGCCCGTTCCTGACGGTCACCGACCCGCCGTTGCGCAGCGGGTCGTACCAGATGCGGGGGCAGTTGCCGGTCGGGCTGACCGGGCGGCACCTGATCTACACCGTGTGGCAGAACTCCGACACCCCGGACACCTACTACTCCTGCTCCGACGTGGAGTTCCGGCCGGGGGCGCAGCCGTCCCCGGCCGCCCGCGCGACCGACTCGCCGGCCGCCGAGGTCGCCACCCCGACGTCCCCCGGCGCCTCCGCGGTGCCGGCGTTCACAGCGGCGCGGGACCCGGGCGTACCGGTCGCGTCGGTGACCGAACTCGGCGGTGACGACCTCCGGCTGGTGGTCGGTGGCGTCGCGGTCACCGCCGTCCTGGTCGCCGTGCTGGCCGCGATGCGGCTGCGCCGGCCCGCCCCCGCTCCGCCGGGCCGCCCCTGCGAGGTGCGCAACCACCGGGTCGGTCGCCGCCGCACCTGGTGACGCCGCCACCCGGCGCGGCGGTGGGCCGGCGCCGGGTGCGGGTCGCGTGTCGGTGCCGGGTGTGGTCGGCGGGAGCGGTGGTCAGCCGAGCAGGCGGTCGATCTCGGCCAGCTCCTCGGCGGTGAAGTCGAGGTTCTCGACGGCGGCGACGTTGGTCTCCAGCTGGGCCACGCTGCTCGCCCCGATGATCAGGCTGGTCATCCGGGGGTCGCGCAGCGCCCAGGCGAGGGCGAGCTGGGCGAGGGTCTGCCCGCGCTGTTCGGCGATCCGGCCGAGCCCCCGGATGGTGGTCAGCTTCTCCTCGGTCAGGTCGCTCTCGTTGAGGAAGACGCTGGTGCGTACCCGGGAGTCGGCCGGGATGCCGGCCAGGTAGCGGTCGGTGAGCAACCCCTGCGCGAGCGGGCTGTAGGCGATGCAGCCCGCGCCGACCTCGGCCAGGGTGTCCAGCAGGCCGTCGGCCTCCGTCCAGCGGTTGAGCATCGAGTACGACGGCTGGTTGATCAGCAGCGGCGTGCCCAGGTCGCGCAGGATCGCCGCCGCCCGGGCGGTCTGCTCGGAGTCGTAGTTGGAGATGCCGACGTAGAGCGCCTTGCCGGAGCGGACGGCGGCGTCGAGCGCGCCCATCGTCTCCTCCAGCGGGGTGTCCGGGTCGTAGCGGTGCGAGTAGAAGACGTCGACGTACTCCAGCCCCATCCGGCGCAGCGACTGGTCCAGCGAGGAGATCAGGTACTTGCGCGAGCCCCACTCGCCGTACGGTCCGGGCCACATCAGGTACCCGGCCTTGGTGGAGATCACCAGCTCGTCCCGGTACGGCTTCAGGTCGGTGGCGAGCATCCGGCCGAACGCCTCCTCGGCCGCCCCGGGCGGCGGGCCGTAGTTGTTCGCCAGGTCGATGTGGGTGACCCCCAGGTCGAAGGCGCGCCGGACGATGTCCCGCTGCCGCTCGTACGGCCGGTCCGGCCCGAAGTTGTGCCAGAGCCCCAGCGAGACGGCGGGCAGCCGCAGTCCGCTGCGCCCGCTGCGGCGGTAGGTCATCCGGTCGTAGCGCTCATCCGCGGCGAGGTAGGTCACGACCTCGACCCTAGACCGCCGTGACCCGGTCCGACCGTGCGGGCGTGCCACCGGTGGCGACGCGGGTAGCGTCGAGGACATGCGTTTCGTCCCGCTCGACACTCCCCGGCCCATTTCGAAGATCGGTCTCGGCACCTGGCAGTTCGGCGCGAAGGAGTGGGGTTACGGCCCCGACTACGAGCGGCGGGCGGCGGAGATCGTCCGGCGGGCGCTCGACCTCGGGGTCACCCTGTTCGACACCGCCGAGCTGTACGGCTTCGGCCGCAGCGAGCGGATCCTCGGTGCGGCGCTCGGCGACGACCGGGACAAGGTCGTGGTGGCCAGCAAGGTCTTCCCGGTGCTGCCGCTCGCCCCGGTGGTGCAGCAGCGCGCGGTCGCCTCGGCGGCCCGGCTCGGCGTCCGCAGCATCGACCTCTACCAGGTGCACCAGCCCAACCCGGTGGTCGCCGACACCACCACCATGCGGGGCATGCGCGCCCTGCAGGACGTCGGGCTCGTCGGCGAGGTCGGGGTCAGCAACTACAGCCTGCGCCGGTGGCGGTTCGCCGAGGCCGCGCTGGGCCGCCGGGTGCTGAGCAACCAGGTCCGCTACAGCATGATCGACCGTGGTCCGGAGGAGGACCTGATCCCGTACGCGGAGCGGGCCGGTCGGATCGTCATCGCGTACAGCCCGCTGGCGCAGGGGTTCCTCTCCGGCCGGTACGACGCGACGCACCCGCCCGGCGGCGCGGTGCGCCGGGCCAACCCGTACTTCCTGCCGGAGAACCTGGAGCGCGGGGCCGCGCTGATCGCGACGCTGCGCGAGGTGGCCGACGCGCACCGGGCCACGCCGAGTCAGATCGCCCTGGCGTACCTGCTGCGGCACCCGAACGTGGTGGCCATCCCCGGCGCGTCCGGGGTGGAGCAGATGGAGCGCAACGCCGCCGCCGCGGAGATCGACCTCGCCGACGACGAGTACGCGGCCCTGGCCACCGCCGCCCGGCAGTTCCGGCCGGTCACCGGCCTGGCCGCGGTGCCGAAGCTGATCCGCGCTCGGGCCGGGCGGTGACCGGGGCGGACGAGCACACGGGCCGGGCGGTGACCGGGGCGGACGAGCACACGGGCCGGGCGGTGACCGGAGCGGACGAGGGCCGGGTCGTCGACTGACCCGCCGCCCGGACGGCGGCGGTGACGGTGACCCGCCGTCCGACGAGGGCACCCGGCACCCGGGACATGGCCGATCTCCCCGGCGCGGGGGATCCGCCCGGCCCGGCGGGTGACGACAATGACCGGATGGGCCTCCGCACGGCAGTCGCGCCGCTGATCCGTGCCAGCACCCTCCGACGCGGCGTGTTCCTGCTGCTCGGCGGGGTGCTGGTGCTGCCGTACGTGCTGCTCGGCGTGACCTTCGCGCAACTGTTCACCCAGGGTGAGGTGCCCCGGCCGCTGGTCCTCGGGCTGGTGGTGATCGCCGCCGTCATCGGCGCGGCGCCGTTCTTCCTCGACGGCAGCCGGGCGTTGGAGATCGCCGCCGTCCGCGCCCTGCTCGGCGTACGGCTGCCGGAGCCCGCCGCCGGGCACCCGGCGGACCGGGAGACCCGGCTGCGCGCGGCGCTCTGGATCGCCATGCACATGACCGTCGGCGGGGCGGTGATGTTCGCGCTGATCAGCGCCCTGCCGATGGCGCTGTCGGTGATCGCCGCGCAGTTCGGCATCGGCGTCGAACTCGTCGCCCGGCAACGGTTCGGCCCGCTCGACGGGCAGGACACCGGCTGGCTGACCCTCACCGGCGTGCTGGTGCTGCTCGGCCTCGGCTACGCCGTCGCCGGGCTGGGCGCGCTCGCCACCTCGATGGCCCCGGTGCTGCTCGGCCCCTCGCCGGGTGAGCGGATCGCCGCCCTGGAGGCGCGGGCCGCCCGGCTCGCCGAACGCAACCGGCTGGCCCGGGAGCTGCACGACTCGGTCGGCCACGCGTTGACCGTGGCCACCCTCCAGGCCGGCGCGGCCCGGCAGTTGCTCGACGACGACCCGGAGTTCGTCCGGCGCGCGCTCACCGCGATCGAGGAGACCAGCCGGCACGCGATGGACGACCTGGACCACGTGCTCGGCCTGCTCCGCGACAGCGGCGACGGCAGCCGCGCCCCGGCGGGCACCGCCCCGCAGCGCACCCTGACCCAGCTCGACCGGCTGGTCGCCGACACCCGTACGGCCGGGCTGCCGGTGACGGCGGAGATCAGCGGCGCGCTGGGCGAGGTGCCGGCGGTGGTGTCCCGCGAGGGCTACCGGATCGTGCAGGAAGGGCTCACCAACGCCGCCCGCTACGGTCGTGGGCCGGTGCGGCTGCGGGTGGGCGTACCCGGGGAGCCGGACGCCGGGGACGATCCGCCCGGCGACCGGTGGCTGGAGATCGAGGTGGACAACGCCCTCGCCGGGGTGGCCCGGCCGGGGCGCGCCGGGCGCGGGCTGGACGGCATGCGGGAACGGGTGCTGCTGCTGGGCGGCCGGATCACCGCCGGGCCGGAGGGCGACCGCTGGCGGGTCAGGGTGCGGCTGCCGGTGCCGAGGGGGGAGACACGGTGAGCGTGGACGTGCTGGTCGTCGACGACGACGAGCTGATCCGGGTGGGGCTGCGGGCGATCATCGACGCCCAGCCGGACCTGCGGGTGGTCGGGGAGGCCGCCGACGGCGCGGAGGTGCCGCCGCTGGTGGCGAAGCTGCGTCCCCGGGTGGTGCTGATGGACGTGCGGATGCCCTCGATCGACGGCATCCAGGCCACCCGGCGGCTGCTCGCCACCTCGGCCGATCCACCCAAGGTGCTGGTCGTCACCACCTTCGCCAACGACGAGTACGTCTACGAGGCGCTGCGCGCCGGGGCGAGCGGCTTCCTGCTCAAGCGGGCCCGGCCGGCCGAGGTGGTGGAGGCGATCCGGGTCGTGGCGGCCGGTGACTCGTTGCTCTTCCCGGCGGCGATCCGGCAGCTCGTCGGGGCGTACGGCGGTCCGGGCGGGGACCGGCTGCGCTCGGCCCGGCTCACCGAACGGGAGGCCGAGGTGCTGCGCCTGATGGCCACCGGGCTGTCCAACACCGAGATCGCCGCGCAGCTCGTCGTCGGTGTGGAGACGGTGAAGACGCACGTCGGCAACGTGCTGGCCAAGCTCGCCGTTCGGGACCGCACCCAGGCGGTGATCGCGGCGTACGAGTCGGGCTTCGTCGTTCCCACCGGCTGATCCCCTTCCGGGGACGAACCGGTCCCCCGGGCGGGGGAGCGGGTTCGCCGGCGCGCGGGAGGGACGCCGTCGCGGCACGGCCGACGCTGGTGCCATGACGACGATCACCACTGCGTCCCGCACCCACGGCGGCTGGACCGGGCGGGCCGCGCCGCTGGCCGCCGGCTGGCTCGGCCTCTGGGGCCTGCTCGCCCTGCTCTGCACCCTCACCGGCGCCGGCTACCCGTTCGGCGCGAACGACCCGCACGGTGGCGGCGCCAGCCTGCTCCGGCTGGTGCCGGTGGAGGCCGGCCCACCGGTCTTCGCCGTGCTCCTGCTCGGCGCGGCGGTCGTCGCGCTGGCGATGAGCGGTGCCGTGGCGACCGGCCTGCCCCGGGCGCTGCGCGTCCTGCTGCTCGGCTACGGCTGGACGGTCGCCTTCCTGCTCGCCGTCGTGGTGCCGGATTTCCGGGTGCTGGCGGTCCTCGGGTACCTGCCGATCCTGATCGTCGGCGCGCCGTTCGGCTGGCCGGACGTGGACTACGCCGAGATCTTCACCTGGTCGCTGTCCGCCCGGTTCGCGGCCGTCGTCGGCGGGGTGCTGCTGGCCGGGGCGGTGCTGGCCTGGCAACGTCGCACGGCCGCCGGGTGCCCGGCGTGCGGGCGGGACGGTACCGACGGTGACGGGGCGCGGTTGGCGGCGGTCGTCCGGCGGGGCCGGTGGGCGACCTACCTGGCCGCGCTCATCCCCGCCCTGTACGCGGTGACCCGGCTGGCCTGGGCGGTGGGCGTCCCGCTCGGCATCGACCGGGCGATCCTCGACGAGATGCGGGACTCGGGAGCGGTGTGGGCCGCCGCCGGGCTGGGCGGGTTCGCCATGGTGGGTTCGATCCTCACGCTCGGCCTGGTGCAACGGTGGGGCGAGCGCTTCCCCCGCTGGATGCCGGGGCTGGCCGGCCGGCGGGTGCCGGTGGCCCTCGCCGTCGTGCCCGCCGGTGGGGTGGCGGTGGCGGTGACCGCCGCCGGTGTGGGCCTGCTCTCCACCCCGGCCTTCTGGGACTTCTCCGAAGGGGTCGACCTGGCCACCGCGCCGGCCCTGCTCTGGCCGCTCTGGGGCGTCGCCCTCGCCGTCGCCACGTACGCCTACCACCTGCGCCGCCGGGGCGGCTGCCGCCGGTGCGGTCGGCACTGAGCCTGCCGACGTCCGGACGCCCCGCCGGTACGGGTGGGGCGTCCGGACGGGTGGGCAGCACGCGGAAGGGGGCGGGGGCGGGTGCGCCGCGCTAGCGTGGTTCGGGTGACTGCGCCCAACCAGGTTCTCCCGGTCCCGCCCGCCGACCTGCCGGGCACGCTCGGCGCGCTGCGCGCCGCCGGGCACGGGTACAAGAGCGTCAAGCAGGAACTCCGGGACAACCTCCTCGCCCGGATGCGGGCCGGCGGCGACCGGTTCCCCGGCATCGTCGGCTACGACGACACCGTCCTGCCCGAGGTCGAGCGGGCCCTGCTGGCCGGCCACGACATGGTGCTGCTCGGCGAGCGCGGCCAGGGCAAGACCCGGCTGATCCGGTCGCTGGTGGCGCTGCTCGACGAGTGGACCCCGGTGATCGAGGGCTCGGCGCTCAACGAGCACCCGATGCGTCCGCTCACCCCGGCGTCGCGCGCGCTGGTCGCCGAGGCCGGTGACGACCTGCCGGTCGGCTGGCTGCACCGGTCGATGCGGTACGGCGAGAAGCTGGCCACCCCGGACACCAGCGTCGGTGACCTGATCGGCGACGTGGACCCGATCCGGCTGGCCCAGGGGCGCACCCTCGGCGACCCGGAGACCATCCACTTCGGACTGGTGCCCCGCACCAACCGGGGGATCTTCGCGGTCAACGAGTTGCCCGACCTGGCCGAGCGGATCCAGGTGGCGCTGCTCAACGTGCTGGAGGAGCGGGACATCCAGGTGCGCGGCTACCAGCTGCGGCTGCCGCTGGACCTGCTCCTGGTGGCCAGCGCCAACCCGGAGGACTACACCAACCGGGGCCGGATCATCACCCCGCTCAAGGACCGCTTCGGCGCGGAGGTCCGCACCCACTACCCGGTCGACCTGGACCTGGAGCTGGCGCTGATCCGGCAGGAGGCCGACCTGGTCGCCGAGGTGCCCGAGCACGTGCTGGAGGTGCTGGCGCGCTTCGCCCGGGCGGTGCGCGAGTCCCCGTCGGTGGACCCCCGCTCCGGGGTCTCCGCCCGCTTCGCGATCGCCGCCGCGGAGACCGTCGCGGCCGCCGCGCTGCGCCGCTCCGGCCTGCTCGCCGCCGGTTCCGCCTCGTCGGCGGCCGGCGACGAGGCGGTACGCCCCGAGGCGCCCGTCGCCCGGGTCGGCGACGCGGTGTCGGTGACCTCCACCCTGCGCGGCAAGGTCGAGTTCGAGAGCGGCGAGGAGGGGCGGGAGATCGAGATTCTGGCCCACCTGTTGCGTACCGCGACCGCCGAGACGTTCCGGGCCCGGCTGGCCGGGCTGGACCTCTCCGGCTTCACCGCCCTGGTGGCCGAGGGCACCGTGATCGAGACCGGCGAGCTGGTCTCCTCGGCCGAGCTGCTGCGCCAGGTGGGCACCGTCCCCGGGCTGGCCAAGGCGCTCGACCGGCTCGGGCTGGGCGACGCGCCCACCCCGGAGGAGGCCGCCGCCGGGGTGGAGTTCGTCCTCGAAGGGCTGCACCTGACCCGGCGGCTCGGCAAGGACGTCACCGAGTCGGGCCGCACCGTCTACGGCGGCCGGAGCTGACCGTGGCCGGCAACCGGTTCCGGTACGGCCAGTGGCGCGGCGGGCCCGACCCGCTCGCCCCGCCGTACGACGTGCGGGCCGCCGTGGACGCGGTCGGCGCCGAGGTGCTGGCCGGCGGCAGCCTGCGCGAGGCGCTGCGCGACCTGCTGCGCCGTGGTCCGCAGGGGCGGGGCGGCCTGGACGACCTGGCTACCCGGGCCCGGCGGCTGCGTCGGGAGGCGCTGCGCCGGGGCGACCTGGACGGCGCGGTCACCCGGGCCCGCGCCCTGCTCGACCAGGCGCTGGCCGCCGAGCGGGACGAGTTGCGCGGGCGCGACGGCGACGACGCGCGCTTCGCCGAGGCGGTGCTGGACAACCTGCCCCGCTCCACCGCCCGGGCGGTGGAGGAGCTGGCCGGGTACGACTGGGCCAGCGACGAGGCGCGGCAGGCGTACCGGCGGATCCTCGACGGGCTGCGCGGTGAGGTGCTGGAGCAGCGCTTCGCCGGGCTGCGCGACGCGGCCCGGGCGGCCGGCGACCCGGTCGTGCAGCGGCAGCTCGCCGAGATGATGGGCGACCTCAACGACCTGCTGGCCCGGCACGCCCGCGCCGAGGACACCACCGACGCGTTCGCCGAGTTCATGCGCCGGCACGGGCAGTTCTTCCCGGAGCAGCCGAAGGACGTCGACGAACTGGTCGACGTGCTGGCCCGGCGGGCGGCGGCGGGGCAGCGGCTGATGCGCTCGCTGTCGGAGCGGCAGCGCGACGAGCTGGCCGGGCTGATGCGGCAGTCCCTCGGCGACCGGCTGGCCGGTGAGATCGCCGCGTTGGACGGGCACCTGCGGGCGCTGCGTCCCGACCTGGACTGGCAGCGCGGGGAGCGGGTCCGGGGCGATCAGCCGCTCGGTTACGGCGAGGCGACCGGGGCGCTCGGCGAGATCGCGGAGCTGGACGAGCTGCTGGACGCCCTGGACCAGGAGCACCCCGGGGCCACCCTGGACGACGTCGACGTCGAGGCGGTCGCCCGGACGCTGGGCCGCGACGCCGCCGACGACGTACGCCGGCTGCGGGAGCTGGAGCGGGAGCTGCGCCGGCAGGGTTGGGTGAGCCGGGACGCCGACGGGCTGACCCTGAGCCCGAAGGCGCTGCGCCGGCTCGCCGGCACCGCGCTGCGGCGGGTCTTCGCCGACCTGACCGCCGGCCCGCGCGGGCAGCACGACCTGCGCGCCGCCGGTGCGGCCGGCGAGGTCAGCGGCGCGTCCCGCCCGTGGGAGTACGGCGACGAGCAGCCGCTGGACGTGGTGCGCACCCTCACCCGCGCGGTGCGCCGCGCCGGGCCGGGCGTGCCGGTGCAGCTCGCGGTCGACGACTTCGAGGTGGTGGAGACCGAGCGGCGGGCGTCGGCGGCGGTGGCGCTCTGCGTGGACCTGTCGTACTCGATGATCTCGCAGGGGCGCTGGGGGCCGATGAAACAGACGGCGCTGGCCCTGTCGCACCTGGTGGCGACCCGCTTCCCGCAGGACGCCCTGCAGATCGTCGGCTTCGGCCGCCGGGCGTTGCCGTTGACCCAGCAGGAGCTGGTGGCGGTGGAGCCGGACCTGGAGCAGGGCACCAACCTCCAGCACGCGCTGCGGCTGGCCGGGCGGCACCTGCGCCGCCATCCGGGGGCGCAGCCGGTGGTGCTGGTGGTCACCGACGGGGAGCCGACCGCCCACCTCGACCCGGACGACGGGGAGGCGTACTTCCACTGGCCGCCGCTGCCGGAGACGATCGAGGCGACCGTCCGCGAGGTGGACCGGCTGACCCGGTACGGCACCACGTTGAACCTGTTCATGCTCGGCGACGACCCGGGCCTGCGCCGCTTCGTCGACGCGGTGGCCCGCCGGTCGAGGGGGCGGATGTTCACCCCGGACCTGGAGGACCTCGGCGAGTACGTGGTCTCCGACTACCTGCGCGCCCGCCGGGGTCGCCGCTGACCCGTCCGGGTGATCCGGCGGGGCGGCGGGGTGTGCGGGGCGCCGGGGCACGTTGACTGGTGTCATGGACAGCGGCGACCTGCGGCGGGCGTACGACGAGCTGCTCGCCGAGGTGGAGGCGGGCGGCTTCGGCGTGCCGCCGCCGGGGCAGCTGAGCGCCGAGCAGATCGTGGCGCACCTGGCCGCCAACGACGAGCTGATGAGCGAGGCGACCGAGGCGGTGCTGGCCGGGTCGCCCTTCGCCTACTACGACCTGGAGACGATCCACCGGCCGCAGGTGGACGCGCTGGTCGCCGAGTGCGGTGGGCTGGACGGCCTGGCCACCCTGCTGCGCGCCACCAGTCACAAGCTCTGCGCCCTGGTGGAGCGGCTCGGCCCGGCGGCCGACACCCCGGTCGAGACGCACCTGCGGGAGGGCTTCGACCTGCGGGTGGACGAGCCGCTGCCGTGGTCGCGCACCCTGGACCTGCACACCCGCGTGCACCTGCCCAAGCACCTGGCCCAGCTACGCATGCTGCGCCCGGTGCCCGCGTAGCCGACGACGTCGACCGGACGGGCGTGGCGGACGACCCTCGCCGACGCGCAGGGTGCCGGGCAGGCCGGTCTCCTGGAGGGCGTCGGCCGGGCGGGCGTGGCCGGCCGATCAGGCCGGACGGCGACGGCTCAGCCGATCGACCACTGCTGCTGGGCGGAGCCGGTGCAGGGCACCTGGCGCAGCTCGTCGCCGGCCTCGGTGCCGCCGTCGGAGACCTCCGCGCACTTGCCGGAGTGCACCGCGACCAGCAGCACCGGGCCGCTGCCCACCGGGCTCAACCGCCACTGCTGGTTGGCCTGGCCGTGGCACGGGTACTGCTGGAGCTTCGCGCCGTCGTCGCCGCTGCCGCCCTCGACGTCCAGGCACTGGCCGTGCGCGGCGTTGGTCAGGGTGACCAGGTCGGGGGTGACCGGGTTGGCCACCCACTGCTGCTCCGGCCCGCCGGTGCAGGCGGCCAACTGGGCCTCGGCCTTCTCGTCGTCGCCGTCGGTGCCGACGCAGAGGCCGGAGACCACCGACCGGAGCACCTTGGGGCCGGTGACCGCCGCCGGAGCCGGCGGGGTGGGCGACGCGCTCGGCGAGGGCGGGGCGGGGCTGCTCGCCGTCACCTCGGGGATCTCCGGGGTCGGCTCCTCGGTCGGCGGCGCGGACGCGGCCTTCGCCGGCACCACCGGGGGCTCGTCGCCACCGCCGAGCACGCCGGTGGCGAAGAAGACCCCCAGCAGCACGCCGACCAGCCCGGTGGCCAGCGCGAACCGCATCAGCGGGTCCTGCGGCAGCCCGGGGCGCGCGGCCCGGCGGCCGCCGTACACGGTGCCGGCCGGGTCGTGGTGTTCGTCGGGGACGGACATGGGGGCATCCTGACCCACCGGTCGGGTCGACGGCCACCCGGCCCGCCCGGCGGTGACTCAGTCGACGACCGTGACGTCCTTCCAGAAGGCCACCCGGTCGCGCACCATCTCGGCCTCCGGCTTCGGGTCCGGGTAGTACCAGACGGCGTCGGCGCTGGTCCGGCCCGCGTGGGTGAGCGTGTAGTAGGAGGCGGTGCCCTTCCACGGGCAGACCGTGTGGGTGGCCGACTCCTGGATCAGGTCGGTGCGCAGGGCGGAGCGGGGGAAGTAGTGGTTGCCCTCCACCATGACGGTGTCGTCGCTCTCGGCGACGACGAGGTCGTTCCAGACGGCTTTCGGCATGGATCCCACGCTATGTCGGTCGGGCCGCCGTGACCACCGCTCGGCTGCGCTCCGCCGATCGGGGTCGGCGGCGACGGGCGCGGTGTCGGCGGGCCGCCGGGTCCTGCTGTCCGGTTCCGGACGCGCAGAGGCCACCGTGGACGTCCCCACGCGAGTGGCGTTCGGCGCGTAAGGTGATCTCATGCGCGCGCTGCGTGATCATGACCAGGCGGTGGCGACGCTGCGGCGGTCGTACGCCGCGGTGCCCCCCGGACAACCCGTCCGCCTCGCCAAGCGCACCTCCAACCTGTTCCGTCCCCGGGCGGCCACCAGGGCACCCGGGCTGGACGTCTCGGGGCTGGACGGCGTCCTCGGGGTGGACCCGCAGGCCCGCACCGCCGAGGTGCAGGGCATGTGCACCTACGAGGACCTCGTCGCCGCCACCCTCCCGCACGGGCTGATGCCGTTGGTCGTGCCGCAGCTGCGCACGATCACCCTCGGCGGCGCGGTCACCGGGCTGGGCATCGAGTCGACGTCGTTCCGCAACGGCCTGCCGCACGAGTCGGTGACCGAAATGGACGTGCTCACCGGCGCCGGCGACCTGCTCACCGTCCGGCCGGAGGGGGAGCACGCCGACCTGTTCGCGGCGTTCCCGAACTCGTTGGGCAGCCTCGGGTACGCCACCCGGCTGCGCATCGAGCTCCAGCCCGTACGGCACGCGGTGGCGCTGCGCAATGTGCGGTTCAGCCGGCTGGAGGAGTTGACCGAGGCGATCGGGGACGTGGTCACCAAGGGGGAGTGGGAGGGTCGGCCCGTTGACGCGATGGACGGGGTGGTCTTCAGCCCCGGCGAGGCGTACCTGGTGCTGGGCAGCTTCACCGACGACCCGTCGCCGCCGAGCGACTACACCGGCCAGGCGATCT
This genomic interval from Micromonospora coxensis contains the following:
- a CDS encoding VWA domain-containing protein — its product is MAGNRFRYGQWRGGPDPLAPPYDVRAAVDAVGAEVLAGGSLREALRDLLRRGPQGRGGLDDLATRARRLRREALRRGDLDGAVTRARALLDQALAAERDELRGRDGDDARFAEAVLDNLPRSTARAVEELAGYDWASDEARQAYRRILDGLRGEVLEQRFAGLRDAARAAGDPVVQRQLAEMMGDLNDLLARHARAEDTTDAFAEFMRRHGQFFPEQPKDVDELVDVLARRAAAGQRLMRSLSERQRDELAGLMRQSLGDRLAGEIAALDGHLRALRPDLDWQRGERVRGDQPLGYGEATGALGEIAELDELLDALDQEHPGATLDDVDVEAVARTLGRDAADDVRRLRELERELRRQGWVSRDADGLTLSPKALRRLAGTALRRVFADLTAGPRGQHDLRAAGAAGEVSGASRPWEYGDEQPLDVVRTLTRAVRRAGPGVPVQLAVDDFEVVETERRASAAVALCVDLSYSMISQGRWGPMKQTALALSHLVATRFPQDALQIVGFGRRALPLTQQELVAVEPDLEQGTNLQHALRLAGRHLRRHPGAQPVVLVVTDGEPTAHLDPDDGEAYFHWPPLPETIEATVREVDRLTRYGTTLNLFMLGDDPGLRRFVDAVARRSRGRMFTPDLEDLGEYVVSDYLRARRGRR
- a CDS encoding sigma 54-interacting transcriptional regulator yields the protein MVRVTAPNQVLPVPPADLPGTLGALRAAGHGYKSVKQELRDNLLARMRAGGDRFPGIVGYDDTVLPEVERALLAGHDMVLLGERGQGKTRLIRSLVALLDEWTPVIEGSALNEHPMRPLTPASRALVAEAGDDLPVGWLHRSMRYGEKLATPDTSVGDLIGDVDPIRLAQGRTLGDPETIHFGLVPRTNRGIFAVNELPDLAERIQVALLNVLEERDIQVRGYQLRLPLDLLLVASANPEDYTNRGRIITPLKDRFGAEVRTHYPVDLDLELALIRQEADLVAEVPEHVLEVLARFARAVRESPSVDPRSGVSARFAIAAAETVAAAALRRSGLLAAGSASSAAGDEAVRPEAPVARVGDAVSVTSTLRGKVEFESGEEGREIEILAHLLRTATAETFRARLAGLDLSGFTALVAEGTVIETGELVSSAELLRQVGTVPGLAKALDRLGLGDAPTPEEAAAGVEFVLEGLHLTRRLGKDVTESGRTVYGGRS
- a CDS encoding RICIN domain-containing protein, which translates into the protein MSVPDEHHDPAGTVYGGRRAARPGLPQDPLMRFALATGLVGVLLGVFFATGVLGGGDEPPVVPAKAASAPPTEEPTPEIPEVTASSPAPPSPSASPTPPAPAAVTGPKVLRSVVSGLCVGTDGDDEKAEAQLAACTGGPEQQWVANPVTPDLVTLTNAAHGQCLDVEGGSGDDGAKLQQYPCHGQANQQWRLSPVGSGPVLLVAVHSGKCAEVSDGGTEAGDELRQVPCTGSAQQQWSIG
- a CDS encoding FAD-binding oxidoreductase: MRALRDHDQAVATLRRSYAAVPPGQPVRLAKRTSNLFRPRAATRAPGLDVSGLDGVLGVDPQARTAEVQGMCTYEDLVAATLPHGLMPLVVPQLRTITLGGAVTGLGIESTSFRNGLPHESVTEMDVLTGAGDLLTVRPEGEHADLFAAFPNSLGSLGYATRLRIELQPVRHAVALRNVRFSRLEELTEAIGDVVTKGEWEGRPVDAMDGVVFSPGEAYLVLGSFTDDPSPPSDYTGQAIYYRSLRERTRDALTTHDYLWRWDTDWFWCSAAFGVQHPLVRRLWPARWRRSDVYHRLVRLEHRHQVAARVDRWRGRPARERVVQDVEIPLEQTAEFLRWFARHVGMSPVWLCPLRLREPAGSGSARVWPLYPLRPGETYVNVGFWGTVPIAEGAADGDVNRSVERAVSEAGGHKSLYSDAYYDRETFDRLYGGDVWRAVKDRYDPDHRLTGLYEKAVARK
- a CDS encoding DUF427 domain-containing protein; its protein translation is MPKAVWNDLVVAESDDTVMVEGNHYFPRSALRTDLIQESATHTVCPWKGTASYYTLTHAGRTSADAVWYYPDPKPEAEMVRDRVAFWKDVTVVD